A genome region from Bdellovibrionales bacterium includes the following:
- the sucC gene encoding ADP-forming succinate--CoA ligase subunit beta: MNIHEYQAKSIFREYGLPVLKGQLAHTPAEAEAAAKNLGGPVWVVKAQIHAGGRGKGGGVKLAKSVEEVKKLASEIIGMQLITPQTGPEGKKVHKVYIEQGCNIQKEYYVAFFLNRIEGKVGMVASTEGGMDIEEVAEKHPDKIQSIAIDPNTGLTDFQARHLAFKLGFTGKSALKAATYFKGLYNIYMDLDCEMIEINPMVLTKEGDVMALDGKVAFDNNALFKHPKLVELKDDTEEDASELEASKYDLAFIKLDGNIGCLVNGAGLAMATMDIIKLQGGAPANFLDVGGGANKEKVTAAFKIILKDKNVKGILVNIFGGIMKCDIIAEGVIAASKDLGLKVPLVVRLEGTNVELGKKILSESGLNITPANDLNDAAQKIVAAVKGGR; this comes from the coding sequence ATGAACATTCACGAATATCAAGCCAAATCTATTTTTAGAGAATATGGTTTGCCCGTCCTTAAAGGACAATTGGCTCACACACCGGCCGAGGCAGAGGCTGCTGCGAAAAACTTAGGTGGCCCTGTTTGGGTGGTAAAAGCGCAAATCCACGCGGGTGGACGTGGTAAAGGGGGCGGAGTAAAACTCGCCAAATCTGTCGAGGAAGTTAAAAAACTCGCTTCGGAAATCATCGGAATGCAGTTGATCACTCCGCAAACTGGACCTGAAGGCAAAAAAGTTCATAAGGTTTACATCGAGCAAGGCTGTAATATTCAAAAAGAATACTACGTGGCTTTCTTTTTAAACCGGATTGAAGGCAAAGTAGGAATGGTCGCCAGCACCGAAGGTGGAATGGATATCGAAGAGGTGGCCGAAAAGCATCCCGATAAAATCCAAAGCATCGCCATCGACCCCAATACCGGGCTGACGGACTTTCAAGCGCGACATCTTGCCTTTAAGTTAGGATTTACCGGAAAGTCGGCTTTAAAAGCAGCGACTTATTTTAAAGGCCTCTACAACATTTATATGGATCTCGATTGCGAAATGATCGAAATCAATCCCATGGTTTTGACCAAAGAAGGCGATGTCATGGCTTTAGATGGGAAAGTGGCGTTTGATAACAACGCTCTTTTCAAACATCCTAAACTAGTAGAGTTGAAAGACGACACCGAAGAAGATGCTTCGGAACTGGAAGCCAGCAAGTACGACCTTGCGTTTATTAAGCTCGACGGGAACATCGGTTGCTTGGTGAATGGTGCAGGCCTAGCTATGGCCACGATGGATATTATTAAACTTCAAGGCGGAGCTCCGGCAAACTTCTTAGATGTGGGCGGTGGCGCTAACAAAGAAAAAGTAACGGCCGCATTTAAGATCATTCTTAAAGATAAGAATGTTAAGGGAATTTTAGTTAATATTTTCGGTGGAATCATGAAGTGTGACATCATCGCCGAGGGCGTTATTGCGGCTTCTAAAGACTTAGGTCTTAAAGTTCCATTGGTGGTTCGCCTTGAAGGAACTAATGTCGAGCTCGGTAAAAAAATCTTATCCGAGAGCGGTTTAAACATCACTCCAGCCAATGATCTCAACGATGCCGCTCAGA